A single window of Nicotiana tomentosiformis chromosome 1, ASM39032v3, whole genome shotgun sequence DNA harbors:
- the LOC104087217 gene encoding COBRA-like protein 1, with amino-acid sequence MVKPILGSKIKIRVLSASSRSFCESYTNTKNLDAGFQWSSALLQPNMEDIFPRWNTPRTIRIFLSTISNTLFLFLSTFILFLVCKLVNTLLTFSLITDCYDPLDPNGNIAVTYDIVRWTDDGYQARITIQNYYQYRHIEKPGWQLGWTWAGNEVIWSMSGAFATKQGNCSTFKSEIPHCCKKDPIIVDLAPEAPPEKRSDGCCHGGFLAASAINPSNSFVSFEMKVGNLRGNYTAHKPLNLTLMAPGLGYTCDDFVDTDPTISSVIEGKRQEQVIRTWKSTCTYSTFLANRSPTCCVSLSTFYNPEVTPCRLCSCGCKLADNEAKSCIRQSSSSERELVQCTDHMCPLRVHWHIKKNYRNYWRVKLTISNYNLGKNYSNWNVVVQHPGFSQQSTVFSFNNTVLPTVGVPDEVALFWGLDFYNDALLQAEEKQVGSVMTEILLLKDMNSFTLSNGWAFPRRVYFNGENCEMPLPDTFPMLPNGCSKKNPYRSHLSLLVLLYLTYKTL; translated from the exons ATGGTCAAACCTATTTTAGGTTCCAAGATCAAGATTCGTGTTTTGTCTGCGAGTTCGAGGTCATTCTGTGAGTCATACACGAATACTAAAAATCTTGATGCAGGA TTCCAATGGTCTTCTGCTTTGTTACAACCAAACATGGAGGACATATTTCCCAGATGGAATACTCCAAGAACTATTAGAATCTTCCTTTCTACTATCA GCAACacccttttcctttttctttctacCTTCATTTTGTTTCTAGTTTGCAAATTAGTGAACACTTTACTTACTTTTTCCTTGATTACAGATTGTTATGACCCTCTGGATCCCAATGGAAATATTGCAGTTACATATGACATTGTTAGATGGACAGATGATGGTTATCAG GCAAGGATAACCATTCAAAATTACTATCAGTATAGACATATCGAGAAACCAGGCTGGCAATTAGGGTGGACATGGGCTGGTAATGAGGTTATTTGGTCAATGTCTGGTGCTTTTGCCACCAAACAAGGGAATTGTTCAACCTTCAAGTCTGAAATTCCACATTGTTGCAAGAAAGATCCTATTATTGTTGATCTCGCCCCAGAAGCTCCACCAGAAAAAAGATCAGATGGTTGCTGTCACGGTGGATTTCTTGCTGCCTCGGCTATTAATCCTTCCAATTCTTTCGTATCCTTTGAGATGAAAGTTGGAAACTTGAGGGGCAATTATACAGCTCACAAGCCTTTAAATCTCACACTAATGGCTCCAGGACTTGGTTATACTTGTGATGACTTTGTGGACACTGATCCAACGATATCTTCGGTTATAGAAGGCAAAAGACAAGAACAAGTTATCA GGACATGGAAATCAACATGTACATACTCAACTTTCTTGGCCAACAGATCGCCAACCTGTTGTGTTTCTCTTTCAACATTTTACAATCCTGAGGTTACACCATGCCGTTTGTGTAGCTGTGGATGTAAATTAGCTGACAATGAAGCAAAATCATGCATTAG ACAAAGTTCATCGTCTGAGCGCGAGCTAGTTCAGTGCACTGATCATATGTGTCCACTTCGAGTTCACTGGCACATTAAGAAGAACTACAGGAATTATTGGAGGGTGAAACTGACCATTTCCAATTACAACTTAGGTAAAAACTATTCCAACTGGAATGTGGTAGTCCAACATCCTGGTTTTAGCCAGCAATCAACTGTCTTCAGCTTCAACAATACAGTGCTCCCAACTGTTGGTGTCCCAG ATGAAGTTGCACTCTTCTGGGGTTTAGATTTCTACAACGATGCGTTGTTGCAAGCTGAAGAAAAGCAAGTAGGATCTGTGATGACAGAGATACTTTTACTTAAGGACATGAACTCATTTACACTTAGTAATGGATGGGCTTTTCCAAGAAGAGTATATTTCAATGGTGAGAACTGTGAAATGCCCCTTCCAGATACTTTCCCTATGCTTCCAAATGGTTGCTCAAAGAAAAATCCTTATAGAAGCCATCTTTCTCTTCTAGTCTTGCTTTATTTGACTTACAAAACACTTTAA